The Leptidea sinapis chromosome 24, ilLepSina1.1, whole genome shotgun sequence region ttaataaaaatattgctctACATTGATTCATCATCCAATTTCATAACTACTACTGtatattttctaatattaataacttattgTCTAGGTAATAAGTACATTTCTTTATTCATTGTATTAATAGTCTTAAACAGCTATCACATTTTAGCTTATAATAGTTGAGCACCAAAATTATAGTGCTGATGTACAAAAGTTGCTTGTGCCAAGTACTTTACTTGTAGCAAAAAAATACATTGCAACAGTCCCAAAGTTTAGCACTACACTAGATAATGCAGTTTTATAATATGAGATCTTCTTCCCAATCTTCTTTCTGTCTCTCTGACATTGATATCCTCGGCTGGGTGATCTGCTGCAATTCTTCATATGTTCGTGGAGGTATGGGGTTGTCACTGAGGTCCACATACTCCAGTGCTCGAGATCTTGATAATCTGGTGACATCAACCTCtggaaaaacaatttaattagaAATAAACACCTAAAACACAATTacatatgaatataattttaaacaattatataagaaaatctCTGTTgactttttatttcttattaaaacaaagaaatcttaaagtatttgtataaacatattattgcTATAAGTAGCTTTATTGATTtgcaaataaatgtaataattgaAGTGAAGtctttattatgaatattatattactactagctgacccagtaaacattgtattgccgatattaaaatggcgatacaaaagtaactgttgatcgtagatgggtgaaaatttgaagttgtttgtattttttaatgcagactcataatcaaacaaatttaaaaaaaatgtcaaaaaaataaaaataattcgtgtggaccacccttaacatttagggggatgaatagaatagatgttgtccgattctcagacctacccaatatgcactcaaaatttcatgagaatcggtcaagccgttttggaggagttcggtcccgcacaccgtgacacgagaattttatatattagatgacatttacttaatataatctttataataacagatgcagtttttttttattgttaagtaaGTAGCTAATaatcaattattgtaattgtctttttaaaaattttaccttttaaaatataaaataaaattaagtaccAATAATCTGATTGTGGTGAGCAAGTAATGTGTGAAGGCTCGGACACTGGCAGGCTATATGGGGGAGGGCTACAAAGCTGTTGTGAGATACATCTAGCCTCTGCAAACAAGTGAGTGCACATAGCTCGTCTGGTAGTTTTGCTATTTGATTATTTGACAGGTTTAAATCTGAAAAATAAAAGTACACATTTTgagtaaaacaataatttaaaatccaagttctatgtataaaaatttaaaacttcatGAATTTTCATTCAGTTTGACCTCAGAAATTTAGTTGGAATAAAATCAAGTTTTCAAGATTTTTGTTATACAACATTTACAGAGGAGCACAGCATTTTCGTTGAAAACACCCAGGCAGCATATTTTTTGTGACATCTccaaatattgttaatgtaaaAAAAGGACTTATCAAATTATCCATTTGTGATACTCATGAACATAAGTGCagcagtttttgagtttattgtgaacagacagacatacatggatgttttataatatgtagtgatactGTATGTTAATTACTAACACTAATTAAAATTACCTGTAATAAGACTAAATTTGACAGTAAACTTTGGAGGTATTTTAGTTATAACATTTCCACTAAGATCACAAGTCTTCAGTTCTGTGTGTCTCATCAAATGGTACACAGCATCAGGTACTTGCATCAGTTGACATTCAGACAAATCTGCAACAaacatgtaattatttttcaaatgagacttaaatgGCACAAAATACACAAAGTCCCCTCACTGTCATCCAATCAAGCATGTATTTAACATGTGTGACAAACAGCCCTTTATGCGGATCATGCAtggtacaaacatacaaaataggTGCATATTAAAATCATTTGCAGAAAATAGCCTAAGTTAAGTTGTAAGTTTGAACCATAATACAGTGATTTTATAAAATCAGCTATAAACAATTTAAGTGCacatttaaagttaatttttcaCAATTTGCAAGACCTCTATGACTGATATACTCATTAACAATTTTGTATACCTTTCCTTGATGTTTGAGTAACAGAAGCCACTGTTACTGCACTAGTTCACAAAGGCCTGCTACATTCTTGTGATACTTTAGAgattggtgttgcaagaaagcATGGATAGCAGTCACTTACTACAATTTGTTCCTGTCAGTGCCTATGTCAGCTACTATCTGAATACTCATGTTAAATGTAGTACTTAACTGATTACCTAATACTTGTGTTTCTTGTGCATCTTCACATCGCAGTATAACTCTTGTAACAGCTGAAGCCATTGCTAATTTTGATTTCACGACACTGATTTGTCTCATACACAAAAGTGCACACTACTGTGGATCCGGGGAACTCAGCACACTGTCTGCGCCTATCTTATATTACTATACACTGTACAGTTAAATCTGTTCTCAATTCTTATAAGTCTAAAAATACACAGCTTCATATTCCAAGATTTCAAGGCCTTTATTATTGGCTCGAcattagaaaataaaacaagttCTGAGTTAGAACTTAGAATTAAGAACTATCACTATCGGACTGATAGCTTCAAGCTTGTATGCATAGAAGTGGTTTTATTTCTCTATCTCTCTTTgtctaattttaatatttaaaaaaaaagtgaaaaaatgatatt contains the following coding sequences:
- the LOC126971867 gene encoding leucine-rich repeat-containing protein 40 isoform X1; the encoded protein is MRPPSDYNDARMPAEAEEPDRRAPAMMICARLAGRAIIRVVGRCEDAQENSQLDLSECQLMQVPDAVYHLMRHTELKTCDLSGNVITKIPPKFTVKFSLITDLNLSNNQIAKLPDELCALTCLQRLDVSHNSFVALPHIACQCPSLHTLLAHHNQIIEVDVTRLSRSRALEYVDLSDNPIPPRTYEELQQITQPRISMSERQKEDWEEDLIL
- the LOC126971867 gene encoding leucine-rich repeat-containing protein 40 isoform X2, which encodes MRQISVVKSKLAMASAVTRVILRCEDAQETQVLDLSECQLMQVPDAVYHLMRHTELKTCDLSGNVITKIPPKFTVKFSLITDLNLSNNQIAKLPDELCALTCLQRLDVSHNSFVALPHIACQCPSLHTLLAHHNQIIEVDVTRLSRSRALEYVDLSDNPIPPRTYEELQQITQPRISMSERQKEDWEEDLIL